In Negativicutes bacterium, the following proteins share a genomic window:
- the nadE gene encoding NAD(+) synthase: MLKIAIGQIEVKPGRPDINTKTMLEAIATAKAKSADIIIFPEMSIPGYLLGDLWEQTSFLKDCEYFGQKIIAASEQICIIFGNVAIDWHKKNNDGRVRKYNACFIAHNGALINSPNSLYPYKIKTLQPNYREFDDDRYFYSFKNLACDLDIDINKLIQPVTLKLPKRNFKLGCLICEDGWADDYSINPAQIMHSRFGVDFFINISSSPFTLGKNTKRNKVFAKQAKTFETPIIYVNNVGIQNNGKTIYTFDGSSTVYNSQGEIIGYTPSYNAELKFVDLNISNKHLNSNPVYISQPNDTADIYHALSYGLKQFLDSINMKKIVIGVSGGIDSAVASALYTKVLGPENVLLVNMPSIYNSNTTKNIALSLAQNLKCLYTIMPIQKVVDYTINQINSTSVVNFTSKRHSTFTVNSFAKENIQARDRSARILAGLAACFGGGFTCNANKSELTVGYSTLYGDHAGVISVLGDLWKHQVYDLGKYLNNEVFQHNVIPLSTFTIVPSAELSKNQSIDEGKGDPIKYHYHDYLFKAFIETWTKASPEDLLNWYVEGTLEQNIGCAEGLVAKLFPTTLEFIEDLEKWWNQFSGIAVAKRIQAPPILAVSRRSYGFDHRESQLPVYYSTRYLKLKQQLLEK, translated from the coding sequence TTGTTGAAAATCGCCATTGGTCAAATTGAAGTTAAACCAGGTCGACCTGATATAAACACTAAAACAATGCTAGAAGCAATTGCCACTGCAAAAGCTAAGAGTGCTGACATAATAATTTTTCCTGAAATGTCCATCCCAGGTTATTTATTAGGCGATCTATGGGAACAAACATCTTTTCTAAAAGATTGTGAATATTTCGGGCAAAAAATTATTGCTGCTTCTGAACAAATTTGTATTATTTTTGGTAATGTCGCCATCGACTGGCATAAAAAAAATAATGATGGGCGCGTTAGAAAGTATAACGCTTGCTTTATTGCTCATAATGGTGCATTAATTAATTCGCCTAATTCGCTATACCCCTATAAAATTAAAACACTACAACCAAATTATCGTGAATTTGACGATGATAGATACTTTTATAGTTTTAAAAATTTAGCTTGCGACTTAGATATTGATATTAATAAATTAATTCAGCCAGTTACTCTAAAATTACCAAAAAGAAACTTTAAACTAGGTTGTCTTATTTGTGAAGATGGCTGGGCTGATGATTATAGTATTAATCCTGCACAAATTATGCATTCAAGATTTGGAGTAGACTTTTTTATCAACATCTCCAGTTCACCCTTCACCCTAGGGAAAAACACTAAACGCAATAAAGTTTTTGCTAAACAAGCAAAAACTTTTGAAACACCTATTATCTATGTTAACAACGTTGGTATTCAAAACAATGGTAAAACAATTTATACTTTTGATGGTTCTAGTACTGTTTATAATTCTCAAGGAGAAATTATCGGCTATACTCCTAGTTACAATGCTGAACTTAAATTCGTAGACTTAAACATAAGTAATAAACATTTAAATAGTAATCCTGTTTATATTTCGCAGCCTAATGATACTGCCGATATTTATCACGCACTAAGTTATGGTCTAAAGCAATTTCTTGACTCTATCAACATGAAAAAAATCGTCATCGGTGTTTCCGGTGGCATTGATTCTGCTGTCGCCAGTGCTCTTTATACCAAAGTTCTTGGTCCTGAAAATGTTCTATTAGTAAATATGCCTAGTATTTATAATTCCAATACTACTAAAAACATTGCACTATCTTTAGCCCAAAATCTAAAATGTCTCTACACCATTATGCCGATTCAAAAAGTTGTTGATTATACCATTAATCAAATAAATAGCACTTCCGTTGTGAATTTTACCTCTAAAAGACATAGTACTTTTACGGTTAATTCTTTTGCTAAAGAAAACATCCAAGCTCGTGATCGGTCCGCAAGAATTTTAGCAGGATTAGCAGCTTGTTTTGGTGGTGGTTTCACTTGCAATGCTAATAAAAGCGAATTAACAGTAGGCTATTCGACTTTATATGGTGATCACGCTGGAGTAATATCTGTTTTGGGAGATTTATGGAAGCACCAAGTCTATGACCTCGGCAAATACCTTAATAATGAAGTTTTCCAACATAATGTTATCCCCTTGTCAACCTTTACGATAGTGCCAAGTGCTGAGTTGTCTAAGAACCAATCTATCGACGAGGGTAAAGGTGATCCTATAAAATATCATTATCACGATTATTTATTTAAAGCCTTTATTGAAACATGGACCAAAGCTTCGCCAGAAGATCTTTTAAATTGGTATGTAGAAGGAACTTTAGAACAAAATATCGGTTGTGCTGAAGGTTTGGTAGCCAAATTATTTCCAACCACTCTTGAATTTATTGAAGACTTAGAAAAATGGTGGAATCAATTTTCCGGTATTGCAGTAGCAAAAAGAATTCAAGCTCCACCAATTTTAGCAGTTAGTCGACGCTCTTATGGTTTTGATCATCGCGAATCGCAATTACCGGTGTATTATTCTACCAGATATTTAAAGTTAAAACAGCAACTGTTAGAAAAATAA
- a CDS encoding U32 family peptidase, giving the protein MLLSRKSVELLAPVGTWEVLEAAITAGADAVYLGGKRFNMRMHRTDTNFDDELLVKAIKYAHERNVLVYITVNNLISEQEIDAMRDYLKFLDQIKPDALIVQDLAILELAKEINFSVPLHSSVMMNTHNEEAINKLKEYGITRVVVGREMTLDQMSTLKDHTGIEIEYFMHGDMCISHSGQCFHSGVLFGQSSNRGRCLKPCRWPFTLIDEDTNEVLDENGPGDFKLALKDMCMYRNIPELIQAGVHSFKIEGRMRTAAFVEKIVRIYRQAIDAYINDPTGYRTDEEGWHELYENRSRDFSTCFALGKPDANAIGFTGKREPRFFSQAVKEASVSTLLPAKEANPFAITTAYNPEIAVKVRDLPSLEAACQNGAGTIYIGGEAFLPENPWKLNDIKTAITTAHHYNAKLIVNTPRITGYRELGELTQLFHSLNKLKPDGLLVSNIGVLNLAHRLTDLPIITDYSFNIFNHLSARLLKANGATRSTISIEATYNQYIAMLKNATIPLEFIIHGSLEAMILDHSLPTLILGSNHLEENQQCKHNFALLDSASEKHPIKIDQYNRNHILFAKDLCLLKIMPKLLGAQTYRIEGQHYSPALIALLTKTYVSELKQSIQNPEHLCNDELIATLENSSPRKLGIGSFRYRISR; this is encoded by the coding sequence ATGTTATTATCCAGAAAGTCCGTTGAATTATTAGCTCCTGTTGGCACTTGGGAAGTACTAGAGGCTGCTATTACCGCCGGTGCTGATGCGGTTTATCTTGGTGGTAAACGCTTTAATATGAGAATGCATCGTACAGATACAAATTTTGATGATGAATTATTAGTAAAAGCCATAAAATATGCGCATGAAAGAAATGTTTTAGTCTATATCACTGTTAATAATTTAATTAGCGAACAAGAAATTGATGCTATGCGCGACTATTTGAAATTTCTTGACCAAATCAAGCCCGATGCTTTAATTGTTCAGGATCTAGCTATCTTAGAACTGGCTAAAGAAATTAATTTTTCTGTACCATTACACTCTTCTGTAATGATGAATACTCATAATGAAGAAGCTATTAATAAATTAAAAGAGTATGGTATAACCAGAGTCGTAGTTGGTCGTGAAATGACTTTAGATCAAATGTCGACCCTAAAAGATCATACCGGTATTGAAATTGAGTATTTCATGCACGGTGATATGTGTATTTCACATAGCGGACAATGTTTTCATTCCGGAGTACTTTTTGGTCAAAGTTCCAATCGTGGGCGCTGTTTAAAACCTTGCCGGTGGCCGTTTACATTAATTGACGAAGATACTAACGAAGTACTAGATGAAAATGGCCCTGGAGACTTTAAGCTAGCGCTAAAAGATATGTGTATGTACCGTAACATCCCTGAGTTAATCCAAGCTGGTGTACACTCTTTTAAAATTGAAGGTCGTATGAGAACAGCAGCGTTTGTTGAAAAAATCGTTAGAATTTATCGTCAGGCAATTGATGCTTATATCAACGATCCTACTGGTTATAGGACTGATGAAGAAGGTTGGCACGAATTATATGAAAATCGTTCTCGCGATTTTTCAACATGCTTTGCTTTAGGTAAACCTGACGCTAACGCTATCGGCTTTACCGGCAAAAGAGAACCTCGTTTTTTTAGCCAAGCGGTTAAAGAAGCTAGCGTTAGCACTCTCCTTCCTGCCAAGGAAGCAAATCCTTTCGCAATAACTACTGCTTACAATCCTGAAATCGCAGTTAAAGTAAGAGACTTACCTTCGTTAGAGGCAGCTTGTCAAAATGGTGCCGGCACAATTTATATTGGTGGCGAAGCTTTTTTGCCAGAAAATCCTTGGAAGTTAAACGATATTAAAACTGCAATCACAACAGCTCATCACTATAATGCTAAATTAATAGTGAACACCCCACGCATTACCGGTTATCGCGAATTAGGCGAATTAACACAACTATTTCATAGCCTTAACAAATTAAAACCCGATGGCTTATTAGTGAGCAATATCGGAGTTTTAAATCTTGCACATAGATTAACCGACTTGCCGATTATCACTGATTATTCTTTTAATATTTTCAATCACTTAAGTGCTAGATTATTAAAAGCCAATGGCGCTACCCGTTCTACAATTTCGATTGAAGCAACTTACAATCAATATATTGCAATGCTAAAAAATGCTACTATCCCTTTAGAGTTTATTATCCACGGCTCATTAGAAGCAATGATTTTAGACCACTCTTTACCAACTTTAATTTTAGGTTCAAATCATTTAGAAGAAAATCAGCAATGCAAACATAACTTCGCCTTGCTCGACAGTGCTAGCGAAAAACATCCTATTAAAATTGATCAATATAATAGAAATCATATTCTTTTTGCTAAAGATTTGTGTTTATTGAAAATTATGCCTAAGTTATTAGGGGCTCAAACATATCGAATCGAAGGTCAGCATTACTCCCCTGCCCTAATTGCCCTTTTAACTAAAACTTACGTCTCAGAGCTTAAACAAAGCATCCAAAATCCTGAGCACCTTTGTAACGATGAACTTATCGCTACTTTAGAGAATTCCAGTCCGCGAAAATTAGGAATTGGTTCTTTCCGTTATCGCATTTCACGTTAA
- a CDS encoding aspartate aminotransferase family protein, which produces MNYIGAPEIINKKAQYIMPCLNHFYQDPMQIVKGEMQYLYDSNNKKYLDCFAGVSVINCGHCNPVITDKICEQVKTLQHVCNIYLTENFVNLAERLSKIAPGQLQKAFFCSTGTEANEGAALLATIYTGSSEFICLRNGLHGRTKLTMSMTGIGMWRTDPNPVGGISFAPNPYCYRCPLGKTYPECDLACANAVEDIIKTNTSGKVAAFFAEPIQGNAGIITPPPGYFQRLKEILDKYNILLVVDEVQTGFGRTGKMFAIENFNIVPDIMTVAKALGNGTPISAFIATAQIADSYIKPGASTLGGNPVSSTAALATLDYIDSENLISKATERGQQLFNGLKTLQDKHQIIGDIRGLGLMRGAELIHADKTPASAETDFILEEMKNLGFIIGKNGTERNVLAFQPPLIITEDNINEMLNALDLVLGKIK; this is translated from the coding sequence ATGAATTATATTGGCGCCCCAGAAATCATCAATAAGAAGGCACAATATATCATGCCTTGTTTAAATCATTTCTACCAAGATCCTATGCAAATAGTAAAAGGTGAAATGCAATATCTATATGATAGTAATAATAAAAAATATCTTGATTGCTTCGCTGGAGTATCAGTTATTAATTGTGGTCATTGTAATCCCGTAATTACTGATAAAATTTGTGAGCAAGTTAAAACTTTGCAACATGTCTGTAATATTTATCTAACCGAAAATTTTGTTAACCTAGCGGAAAGATTATCTAAAATAGCGCCCGGACAATTACAAAAAGCTTTTTTCTGTTCCACCGGTACAGAAGCTAACGAAGGAGCTGCTTTATTAGCAACAATTTACACCGGTTCTAGCGAGTTTATTTGTTTAAGAAACGGTCTTCACGGTCGCACAAAATTAACAATGAGTATGACTGGTATTGGGATGTGGCGTACTGACCCTAACCCAGTCGGTGGCATCAGCTTTGCACCAAACCCATATTGTTATCGCTGTCCTTTAGGCAAAACCTATCCAGAATGTGATTTAGCTTGTGCTAATGCTGTTGAAGATATTATAAAAACAAATACTTCCGGTAAAGTTGCCGCGTTTTTCGCTGAACCAATTCAAGGTAACGCCGGCATCATAACACCACCGCCAGGATATTTTCAACGCTTAAAAGAAATTCTTGATAAATATAATATATTGTTGGTTGTTGATGAAGTACAAACCGGCTTTGGTCGTACCGGCAAAATGTTTGCCATTGAAAATTTTAATATAGTTCCTGATATTATGACCGTAGCCAAGGCCTTAGGTAATGGTACTCCAATATCTGCTTTCATTGCTACGGCACAAATAGCTGATTCTTATATTAAACCAGGAGCGTCAACCTTAGGCGGAAACCCGGTTTCTTCCACTGCCGCTCTAGCAACTTTAGATTATATTGATAGTGAAAATTTAATAAGTAAAGCGACAGAACGCGGTCAACAGTTATTTAATGGATTAAAAACCTTACAAGATAAACATCAAATCATCGGTGACATTAGAGGCTTAGGCTTAATGCGAGGCGCCGAATTAATCCATGCTGATAAAACTCCTGCCAGTGCTGAAACCGATTTCATCCTAGAAGAGATGAAAAATTTAGGCTTTATAATTGGCAAAAATGGCACTGAACGAAATGTCTTAGCTTTTCAACCACCACTTATTATTACCGAAGATAATATTAATGAAATGTTAAACGCTTTGGATTTAGTTTTAGGTAAAATAAAGTAA
- a CDS encoding ABC transporter substrate-binding protein produces MFNIGILQLTQHLDDAVKGFKEGLRNLNVDVTYHYLNADGNIAELPKLADILATKKVDLIFACSTPAAKAAVALTENIPVLFTPVFDPVSVNLVESMNKPNGKATGMSGMVAAPDKLAFIKNILPNAKKIALLYHNADDNSVIEKNNILKNNTTLAIQEIALTSAEDISLLEEKLSPSFDALFLTIGKIMEENFASIVYYTDAQNIPIIASHAPNVSAGALGALVSNHFKLGLACADQAKSILIDKKNPSDIPVGITTEADILLNAFVAENLEIEIPSAVLTSATEIFE; encoded by the coding sequence TTGTTTAATATTGGAATATTACAATTAACACAACATCTTGATGATGCTGTAAAAGGTTTTAAAGAAGGTCTTAGAAACTTAAATGTAGATGTTACTTATCACTATTTAAATGCTGATGGTAATATTGCTGAATTACCAAAACTTGCTGATATTTTGGCTACTAAAAAAGTCGATTTAATCTTTGCTTGTTCAACCCCTGCTGCTAAAGCAGCGGTTGCATTAACGGAAAACATACCGGTTTTATTCACCCCAGTCTTTGACCCGGTTAGTGTTAATTTAGTTGAGTCTATGAATAAACCAAATGGCAAAGCTACAGGAATGTCGGGAATGGTCGCAGCCCCGGACAAATTAGCGTTTATCAAAAACATTTTACCTAACGCCAAAAAAATTGCATTATTATATCATAATGCTGATGATAATTCAGTTATCGAAAAAAACAACATCCTGAAAAACAATACTACTTTAGCAATTCAAGAAATTGCTTTAACCTCCGCCGAGGATATTTCATTATTAGAAGAAAAACTTTCACCAAGTTTTGATGCCCTATTTTTAACAATCGGTAAAATAATGGAAGAAAATTTCGCTAGTATTGTCTATTATACCGATGCTCAAAACATTCCAATTATTGCTTCTCATGCGCCGAATGTTTCTGCTGGTGCACTAGGAGCGTTAGTATCAAATCACTTTAAACTAGGTCTTGCTTGTGCTGATCAAGCAAAGTCAATTTTAATTGACAAAAAAAATCCTTCTGACATTCCGGTTGGAATAACAACAGAAGCTGATATTTTATTAAACGCCTTTGTGGCTGAAAATTTAGAGATTGAAATTCCTTCAGCAGTATTAACGTCTGCTACAGAAATTTTCGAATAA
- a CDS encoding RluA family pseudouridine synthase, which yields MNIKKFTNYKVSFEHQGLTLEQYLKTILKISGRKLQKLTRTKGIFINNKPAFLKRVLQTNDNINIKIIQDQDYGVLPQPGIISILYEDNNIIVLDKPPFQLVHPTIHTTENTLANFLANYFKESKETIKIRPLHRLDRNTSGCIIFAKNDHSQNLYTKQLQEKILQRKYWALTSGVPPQNFGIINQSIAKDPTSPNRRIVSAKGEQAITNYQVLQTFDNKYSLVALDLETGRTHQIRVHLKHLNCPIIGDSMYHTKSSLINRQALHAYSISFLDIDTGEKKTITTQLPLDIKNAIEKITSIKKL from the coding sequence ATGAATATAAAAAAATTTACTAATTACAAAGTTTCCTTTGAACATCAAGGTTTAACCTTAGAGCAATACCTTAAAACTATTCTGAAAATTTCCGGGCGAAAGTTACAAAAATTAACCAGAACTAAAGGGATTTTCATTAATAATAAGCCTGCTTTTTTAAAAAGAGTATTGCAAACAAATGATAATATCAACATCAAAATAATTCAAGATCAAGATTACGGCGTCCTTCCTCAACCTGGTATCATTTCTATTTTGTATGAAGATAATAATATCATCGTATTAGATAAACCACCTTTTCAGTTAGTACACCCCACCATACACACCACTGAAAATACCTTAGCAAACTTCTTAGCAAATTATTTTAAGGAGTCAAAAGAGACCATTAAAATAAGACCACTACATCGCTTAGATCGCAATACTTCTGGCTGTATTATTTTTGCTAAAAACGACCACAGCCAAAATCTTTATACTAAACAATTGCAAGAAAAAATCTTACAGCGAAAATATTGGGCCTTAACCTCAGGGGTTCCCCCTCAAAACTTTGGTATAATTAATCAAAGCATTGCAAAAGATCCTACTTCGCCAAATCGACGAATAGTCAGCGCTAAGGGGGAACAAGCAATTACTAATTATCAAGTCTTACAAACCTTTGATAATAAGTATAGCTTGGTAGCGCTTGATTTAGAAACCGGTCGCACCCACCAAATACGGGTACATTTGAAACATTTAAATTGCCCGATTATTGGCGATAGTATGTATCACACCAAATCTTCACTAATTAATCGCCAAGCACTGCATGCCTATTCAATCTCTTTCCTTGATATCGATACCGGTGAGAAAAAAACAATAACGACACAACTACCCCTTGATATTAAAAATGCAATTGAAAAAATAACGTCAATAAAAAAACTCTAA
- a CDS encoding threonine synthase codes for MKYISTRGLKQSLTSAEAIIAGIANDGGLFVPTEIPQIDADFIDSLINLSYQDRAKKILEKFLVDYSEMELTNCVNNAYGFNKFDDSKVAPVVSAGDNHILELWHGPTSAFKDMALQLLPQLMATALKKTGEKSQIVILVATSGDTGKAALEGFKDVEQIKILVFYPDNGVSQIQRLQMITQEGSNVKVIAVDGNFDDAQTGVKKIFNNEDFNANLKNNNIQLSSANSINWGRLVPQIVYYFSAYADLLQSGKISVGTKVNFVVPTGNFGNILAGYYAKLMGLPIHKLICASNANNVLTDFLNTGIYDRNRPFYKTSSPSMDILISSNLERLLYALTNADDSKINKWMKELNDEGQYKVDAEVLTSIKENFWSDFADDVNTAETIKTVFEEKGYTLDPHTAVAWYVADKYKKTTKDELPLVIVSTASPYKFNENVLGALDSDIAATLTDEFAVLDKLAEITKVKVPEGLASLRTAKVIHTDKCQKEEMAKFITKI; via the coding sequence ATGAAATATATTAGTACAAGAGGATTAAAACAATCTTTAACTTCAGCCGAGGCCATTATTGCTGGTATTGCGAATGATGGTGGACTATTTGTTCCGACTGAAATTCCCCAAATTGATGCTGATTTTATCGATAGCTTAATTAATTTATCTTATCAAGATAGAGCAAAAAAAATATTGGAAAAATTTTTGGTAGATTACAGCGAAATGGAGTTAACTAATTGTGTTAACAACGCTTATGGCTTTAATAAATTTGATGATTCAAAAGTTGCACCGGTAGTCAGTGCTGGTGATAATCATATTTTGGAATTATGGCATGGTCCAACTAGTGCCTTTAAAGATATGGCCTTACAATTATTGCCACAATTAATGGCAACGGCATTGAAAAAAACTGGAGAAAAAAGCCAGATCGTTATTTTAGTAGCGACCTCAGGTGATACCGGAAAAGCGGCCTTAGAAGGTTTTAAAGATGTAGAGCAAATTAAAATATTAGTTTTTTACCCTGATAATGGTGTTAGTCAAATCCAACGTTTACAAATGATAACGCAAGAAGGCTCTAATGTTAAAGTGATAGCGGTTGATGGTAATTTTGATGATGCTCAAACCGGTGTTAAGAAAATTTTTAATAATGAAGATTTTAATGCAAATTTAAAAAATAATAATATTCAATTATCATCAGCAAATTCTATTAACTGGGGTAGACTTGTTCCTCAAATAGTGTATTATTTTAGTGCTTATGCTGATTTATTACAAAGTGGCAAAATATCGGTTGGGACTAAAGTTAATTTTGTCGTTCCGACAGGAAACTTTGGTAATATTTTGGCTGGTTACTATGCTAAGTTAATGGGGCTACCAATTCATAAATTAATTTGTGCTTCGAATGCTAATAATGTGTTAACAGATTTTTTGAATACCGGTATTTATGACCGCAATAGACCTTTTTATAAAACTTCATCACCATCAATGGATATCTTAATATCAAGTAATTTAGAAAGATTATTATATGCGTTGACCAACGCTGATGATAGTAAAATAAATAAATGGATGAAAGAGCTTAATGATGAAGGTCAGTACAAAGTTGATGCTGAAGTTTTAACTAGCATTAAAGAAAATTTCTGGTCTGATTTTGCTGATGATGTCAATACTGCTGAAACAATAAAAACAGTATTTGAAGAAAAAGGCTATACCTTAGATCCTCACACAGCGGTAGCGTGGTATGTTGCTGATAAATATAAGAAAACCACAAAGGATGAGTTGCCACTAGTGATTGTTTCAACCGCTAGCCCTTATAAATTTAATGAAAATGTTCTTGGGGCATTAGATAGTGACATTGCTGCTACCTTGACAGATGAGTTTGCGGTATTGGATAAATTGGCGGAAATTACCAAGGTTAAAGTTCCGGAGGGCTTAGCAAGTTTAAGAACAGCAAAAGTTATTCATACTGATAAATGCCAAAAAGAAGAAATGGCAAAATTTATTACTAAAATTTAA